TCCGCGACCTGAAGAAGAAGACCCTCCGGGGCCAGATCGGCCAGAAAGAGCGGGGCTTCTCCGTGGGGGAACGGACGTTCGGCTACCGGTCGATTCCGGTGGGGACGATCCGGATGGACAAGAAGGGCCGACCGCGGCCGGACGACTACAAGATGGAAATCGAGCCTCGCGAGGCCGCGGTCGTGCTTCGGATCTTCCAGTCTTACGCCGACGGGCTGGCTATCACGCGGATCGTTCGAATGCTAAATGAAGAGGGAGTCCCCGGCCGAGTTCTCTCGGCCAAGGGCTGGTCGTCGGCCACCGTGAGCCGAATCCTCGGTAACGAGAAGTACGTGGGCCGCTGGGTCTGGAACAAGACGGAGAGTCGCCGGGACCCGCGGACTGGGAAGCGCCGTCGCTTCACCAAGCCGGACAGCGAGTGGATCGTCCAGGAGGACGATTCCCTCCGGATCGTGCCGCAGGGGCTGTGGGAACAGGCTCAAGCTTGACGAAAGGAGGTTCGCAAGGCCTTCCCGAGGGGCAACGGGTTCTCACGGGGCCACAAGGGGCGCCAGCGGCACTTTCGCCGCTCTCACCGTCGCGGTAGCCTTGACCTCGATCCCCACGAGCCTGCTGTCCGGAGCTTCCACCACTACGTCGACCTCGTCCTGATCTTTGTCGCGGAAGTGGTACAACTCACACGGGTCTTCGAGCCACGCCGATTGCCGAAGGGCCTCCGAGTAAACAAACGTCTCCAGCAGCGGCCCGAACCTCGATCGATCCTTCGATGCTGCCGCCGTCGTCGCGCTCATCGCTCCCAGCAGCCCTGCGTCGAGGAACTGCAGCTTCGGTGTCTTCACGAGGCGCTTTACTCTGTTGTGGAACCAGGGTGCGAGCCGGCGCACGATGAACAGCCTCTCGAGCAGCAGTTTCGTTCGACGGCCGGTTCGGACGGCAAGCAGTCCTCACGGTAAGCGCCGCCTGCCTCGGAATCAGCGGAACGTCCATCCCGGAATCTGCGGCCGTGTAATCCGGAGTCACTTGTCGTGCGATTCCGTAGAGAGGAGGCGGCCAAATCGGAACGCTGGGATCCCCTGATCGGCGCCTACCCCTCGCTGCTCAGAGCCCGCAGGAACGCGAGCAGCGCCTCCTTTTCACGGCTGCTCAGCCGAAGCGGGCGGATCTGGAAATCCAGGTTCGGATTGGGTACTCCGCCGCCGTCGTAGAACTCGATCACTTCCTCGAGGGTTGCGAGTCTGCCGTCGTGCATGTACGGGGCGGTGCGCAGG
The window above is part of the Gemmatimonadota bacterium genome. Proteins encoded here:
- a CDS encoding DUF4143 domain-containing protein, translating into MLAVRTGRRTKLLLERLFIVRRLAPWFHNRVKRLVKTPKLQFLDAGLLGAMSATTAAASKDRSRFGPLLETFVYSEALRQSAWLEDPCELYHFRDKDQDEVDVVVEAPDSRLVGIEVKATATVRAAKVPLAPLVAP
- a CDS encoding recombinase family protein translates to MPRRALLLIPLGGLLFHAPALAQTGFLDIVDHIHIAASDQAAAVDWYRRHVGGEPMTRDRPGLAAVVAAAEAGQLDVVLVDDLSRLARDNYLMLSVIAELHFEGVRVVSVADGLDSVDEEATLGIQIRGIFNELQLRDLKKKTLRGQIGQKERGFSVGERTFGYRSIPVGTIRMDKKGRPRPDDYKMEIEPREAAVVLRIFQSYADGLAITRIVRMLNEEGVPGRVLSAKGWSSATVSRILGNEKYVGRWVWNKTESRRDPRTGKRRRFTKPDSEWIVQEDDSLRIVPQGLWEQAQA